Genomic DNA from Neisseria lisongii:
CAACCCAAGGGAATCACCCGTCCCGCCAGCGGGACAGGGAACGGTGTGTAGCGTGCTTGCCTAAGCATGCACGTGTACTTTAAATTCCACATGAATGCCGTCTGAAAACGAGCAAAGTGAGTTTCTGCGCAGCTAAAATCAGATTTTCAGACGGCTTCGGCATAAAACTCACAGAACAGGTGCGTGCTTTGGCTCGCACCCTTGTATATCCAACTTCCAGTATCATAACAAGCAACACCCGCCCGGCCGCCACCCGTGCGCACCCAAGGTTCAACAACCGCTGTGTAGCTTAGGGAAGCCGGGCAACCCATCAACACAACCGGACAGTTGCCCGACAACACAACCGAATGCAAGACAGGTTTATGATGAGTACCCAAAACTACGGCGGTATCGACATCGCCAAACGAAACTTCGTTATCGGCATCACGTCTTCCAAAAAGACCAAAACCGAGACCAACAACCAAAAAGGCTTTCTCCACACCATCGAATACCTGAAAAAACATCAGGTCTCACTGGTTGTGATGGAAAGCACCGGCGGACTGGAAATCCCATTGGCCAAAGCACTGCACCGGGCAGGATTCAAAGTCATCATTGCCAATCCCCGTCAGACGCACCAATTCGCACAGTCGCAATCACTCACCAAAACCGATGCGGCCGATGCCAAAATGTTGGCGTTTTACGCACAGGTAATCACACAAAAGCCCGATTGGGAACGGCAGCTCTATACGCCGCCGAGTGAGGCAGAAGAAATCCTCGAAGCCTTAATCAGCCGCCGCACTCAACTGGTTGAAATGCGCAGTGCCGAAAAAAACCGTTTGCAGCAGGTACATGAAACACAGATTCAAAGTGTTGAAGCACTGATCGCACATTTCGACGCACTAATTGCTGCTTTGGACAGACAGATCGAAGAACATAACGACACTCATTTTGGCGACAAAAGCAGTCTGCTGCAAAGCATCAAAGGTATCGGCCCGACTACTGCGGCGACCTTATGTGCGATGTTGCCGGAATTGGGCAAAGTATCGCATAAACAGATTGCCGGTTTGGTAGGTGTCGCCCCTTATGTGAAAGAAAGCGGCACAATGAAGTTTAAAAGCCGCTGTTTCGGCGGGCGCAGTGCTGTACGCAAAACGCTGTATATGGCGGCGATGGTGGCGGCACACTACGAACCGAGGATTAAGGACTTCTACCAACGTCTGCGTTTGCGGGGTAAGCCGTACAAAGTGGCGGTAACGGCCTGTATGCGTAAGCTGCTGACGATTCTGAATGCGATGATGCGGGATCGTTTGGCGGCAGTGAGTGCTGTTTGATCATGTTGAAGTATTGCCGGTTTTGTTTAGACCGGCCTTCAGACTAACCGTTTTTTGTATTTTTGCCCGACGGGGTGAAAAATACAGTTGCTACAAGTGCTGGATTAAATTGTATGGATTATTAAGTGGATCCACTATAGTAAATTAACCGAAAAAAGAGAACGGGCGTAGGTTGGGTCTAGACCCAACGTAGATTTAAATCACCTTGCAACATAAGATTTTGTTGGGTTACGCTCGCTCCTCGCTAACCATAACCTACGCCTGCTTTTGTATGGAAAATTCGGTATTTTAACTATAGTGAATCCACTTTAAAAGTATTACAACGCAAGCTACCCGTTCCCAATTTTAGCTTCGCAGAAACTCGTTACCCTCGTTTTCAGACGGCATTGAAGCAACTTTAAAGACTCCGTGCATGCTTGAGGCACGCACGCTACACCGTTCCCCGTTCCATTGGCGGGAAGGGGTAGGGGAAGGGTGGTTCGCTAAATTGTCCTATTTTTCCGGTTGTTCACTGTATAGTAAATCAATCAAATTTACAGCACATTCCAAACCCAACACGCCCGTCATTCCGACGAAAGTCGGAATCCATCTGGGCGGCTTAGGCAACTGTTTTTTCTTGACGGTTTCTGGATCTGAAAGATGGATTCCGACTTTCGTCGGAATGACGAGTCTGTTTGAAAATTGTACGGTTTATTAAGTGGATTTACTATAGTCCACCATGGTTTAAAAGGTAGGAGAAAACAGGCGGTCTGAAAATTTTGGCTTTGGGGCATGGTTATTTGATTGCACGATACCCAACCATCATTGACAATCCCGAGCCGATTTGCTAAATATCCAAGTCTTCATAAAAATAATTTACACTTCACTTTTTTCTGATTGTTCCGGTTCGGCCATAATAAGGAGAAACCTATGTCAAATTCCGTTTCCGAAAAACGCTTTTTCGGGCATCCGCTGGCGTTGTCCACGCTGTTTCATATTGAGTTGTGGGAACGCTTTTCGTTTTATGGTATGCAGGGGATTTTGCTAATTTACCTGTATTACACCATGGATAAAGGCGGCTTGGGGCTTGATCAGTCGCTGGCGGGCGGCATTGTCGGGGCGTATGGCGGCAGCGTGTATTTATCGACCATTTTTGGGGCGTGGCTTGCCGACCGTGTTTGGGGTGCCGAAAAAACGCTGCTGTTTTCGGGTCTGGTGGTGATGCTCGGACATTTGGCGTTGGCGTTTTTGCCGGGGGTTTATGGATTGCTCGCAGGCTTGGTGCTGGTGGCACTGGGCAGCGGCGGCGTGAAAGCGACCGCCAGTGCGATGGTTGGCTCGTTGTACGAAACGCCCGACACCAAGCCCTTGCGTGATGCCGGTTTTTCAATTTTTTATATTGCGATTAATATCGGCGGCTTTTTGGGGCCGCTACTGACCGGCGTGCTGCAAGAGCAATATGGCTTTCACTACGGCTTTGGCGTGGCGGCGGTCGGTATGGCGTTCGGTTTGTGGCGTTATTTGAGCGGCCGCAACAAATTGCCCGCTACCACTGTGCCAAATCCGCTCAAGCCCAACCAAGGAAAAATCGCCTTGGCGGTGGTTGCCCTTGGCGTGGCGGCACTGCTTGGCGTCATCCAAATCGGTTGGCTGAATCTGCAAAACTTCTCGCAAGTGCTGCTGTATGTGGTGATTGCCGCCGTAACGGTGTATTTTGTGCGTCTTTTGACTTCCAAACAAGTGGCGGCACAAAACAAGCGTTATATCGTGGCGTATATTCCGTTATTTTTGACCATTTGCCTGTTTTGGGCGGTGTGGTTTCAGGTGTACACGGTGGCGACGGTGTATTTTGATGAGATGATGAACCGTACCATCGCAGGCTTTACCATTCCTGTGTCGTGGAAGGATTCCTTGCAATCGGCATGGGTGATTATTTTTTCTGGGCTGCTTGCCGCCATGTGGACAAAAATGGGCGACAAACAACCCAAAACGCCGCTGAAATTTGCCATCGCCATGATGTTTGTCGGCGTGTCGTATTTGAGCTTTATTCCGTTTGTATCGGCAGGGGTGGCGATGCCGATGTGGATTTTTGCCTTGGTGATTTTGGGCATTACCATTGGCGAGCTGTGCCTGTCGCCGATTTCGCTGTCGTTTGCGACCAAAATCGCACCGCCGAATTTTAAGGCGCAAATGGTGGCGTTGAACTTTTTGGCGTTGTCCATCGGCTTTACCTTGGGCGGTGTGTTGTTCAAAAATTATTATCAAGCCGAGAGCATCATTGAGTTTTGCCAATTATTATGCACCATCGGCGTGGCAAACGGCTTGATTTTATTGCTGTTTGTACCGATATTAAACAAACTGCTCAACGGGGCGGATTGATAAATTGCCCAAGCCGTCTGAAAACCGCACTACGCATTTTCAGACGGCATGGTTATTGCCATTTAAACTTATCAAATTCAAATCAAACAAACCAACAAAAGGATACTTTTATGAATGTTCCCCAAAAACTTGCCGCCCTGCGTGCAGCGATGAAAACTCAAGGCTTGGACGCTTGGATTGTGCCGTCCGCCGATCCGCATTTGTCCGAATATTTGCCTGAGCATTGGCAGGCTCGTGTGTATTTTTCGGGCTTTACCGGCTCGGTCGGCACGCTGGTTGTTACCGCCGATGAAGCGGGCTTGTGGGCGGACAGCCGTTATTGGGAACAGGCAGCATCGCAGCTGTCGGGCAGCGGCATTGAGTTGCAAAAAATGGGTGAAGTTGCGCCATACAGCGACTGGCTGGCACAAGTTTTACCGCCAAATGCCACTGTCGGCGTGGCGGCGGACACGCTGTCTTTGAGTGCCAAGCGTGGGCTTGAGTCGGTTTTTGCCGCCAAAAATATCCGCTTGGATACCGCCCATGATTTATCTGACAGCATTTGGCACGAACGCCCAGATTTGCCAAATGGCAAGATTTATGTTCACGATGCGGCATTTGTGTCCGAAACCGCCGCCGAAAAGCTGGCTCGTGTGCGTGCGGCGATGGCAGAACAAAACGCAGCGTGGCATCTGATTTCATCATTGGACGACATCGCTTGGCTGACCAACCTGCGTGGCGATGATGTGTCGTACAATCCGGTGTTTTTGTCGTATTTGTTGATTGGCGGGCAAACGGCGACTTTGTTTGTCGATGAAAGCAAACTCAATACCGAAGCCAAAACCGCCCTGCAAGCCGCCGCCATCGATGTTGCCCCTTATGGCGACATCATCAAAGCCGTGGGCAAAATTTCAGACGGCCTACTGATCAATGCCGACAAAACCGCCGTCAGCACTTTGGCACAGCTACCCAGCACGGTTCAACTGATTGAAAACATCAATCCAAGCACCCTGTTCAAATCCATCAAAAGCGATGCCGATTTGGCACATGTGCGTGAAGCCATGCGTCAAGACGGTGCGGCATTGTGCGGCTTTTTTGCCGAGTTTGAACGCAATTTGGCAAACGGCACGGCAATGAACGAGCTGGACATCGACACCATGCTGCACGATCACCGCAGCCGCCGCCCGAATTTTGTGTCATTGAGTTTTAACACCATCGCCGGCTACAACGCCAACGGCGCTTTGCCGCATTATTCGGCAACGCCCGAAGCCTTCAGCCAAAT
This window encodes:
- a CDS encoding aminopeptidase P family protein — protein: MNVPQKLAALRAAMKTQGLDAWIVPSADPHLSEYLPEHWQARVYFSGFTGSVGTLVVTADEAGLWADSRYWEQAASQLSGSGIELQKMGEVAPYSDWLAQVLPPNATVGVAADTLSLSAKRGLESVFAAKNIRLDTAHDLSDSIWHERPDLPNGKIYVHDAAFVSETAAEKLARVRAAMAEQNAAWHLISSLDDIAWLTNLRGDDVSYNPVFLSYLLIGGQTATLFVDESKLNTEAKTALQAAAIDVAPYGDIIKAVGKISDGLLINADKTAVSTLAQLPSTVQLIENINPSTLFKSIKSDADLAHVREAMRQDGAALCGFFAEFERNLANGTAMNELDIDTMLHDHRSRRPNFVSLSFNTIAGYNANGALPHYSATPEAFSQISGNGLLLIDSGAQYLGGTTDITRVVPVGDVSDEQKRDYTLVLKAHIALAETVFPENIGSSLLDAICRKPLWQAQCEYGHGTGHGVGYFMNVHEGPQVISYHATLSPHHAMKIGMITSNEPGLYRSGKWGIRIENLVANRAVENPQETDFGKFLYFETLTLCPIDTRPIDKALMSAGEIAWLNAYHAQVREALLPLVDGEAKDWLILRTEAI
- a CDS encoding oligopeptide:H+ symporter is translated as MSNSVSEKRFFGHPLALSTLFHIELWERFSFYGMQGILLIYLYYTMDKGGLGLDQSLAGGIVGAYGGSVYLSTIFGAWLADRVWGAEKTLLFSGLVVMLGHLALAFLPGVYGLLAGLVLVALGSGGVKATASAMVGSLYETPDTKPLRDAGFSIFYIAINIGGFLGPLLTGVLQEQYGFHYGFGVAAVGMAFGLWRYLSGRNKLPATTVPNPLKPNQGKIALAVVALGVAALLGVIQIGWLNLQNFSQVLLYVVIAAVTVYFVRLLTSKQVAAQNKRYIVAYIPLFLTICLFWAVWFQVYTVATVYFDEMMNRTIAGFTIPVSWKDSLQSAWVIIFSGLLAAMWTKMGDKQPKTPLKFAIAMMFVGVSYLSFIPFVSAGVAMPMWIFALVILGITIGELCLSPISLSFATKIAPPNFKAQMVALNFLALSIGFTLGGVLFKNYYQAESIIEFCQLLCTIGVANGLILLLFVPILNKLLNGAD
- a CDS encoding IS110 family transposase codes for the protein MQDRFMMSTQNYGGIDIAKRNFVIGITSSKKTKTETNNQKGFLHTIEYLKKHQVSLVVMESTGGLEIPLAKALHRAGFKVIIANPRQTHQFAQSQSLTKTDAADAKMLAFYAQVITQKPDWERQLYTPPSEAEEILEALISRRTQLVEMRSAEKNRLQQVHETQIQSVEALIAHFDALIAALDRQIEEHNDTHFGDKSSLLQSIKGIGPTTAATLCAMLPELGKVSHKQIAGLVGVAPYVKESGTMKFKSRCFGGRSAVRKTLYMAAMVAAHYEPRIKDFYQRLRLRGKPYKVAVTACMRKLLTILNAMMRDRLAAVSAV